The following coding sequences lie in one Arabidopsis thaliana chromosome 3, partial sequence genomic window:
- the ARA6 gene encoding Ras-related small GTP-binding family protein (ARA6; CONTAINS InterPro DOMAIN/s: Ras GTPase (InterPro:IPR001806), Small GTP-binding protein (InterPro:IPR005225), Small GTPase (InterPro:IPR020851), Ras (InterPro:IPR013753), Ras small GTPase, Rab type (InterPro:IPR003579), Rab5-related (InterPro:IPR015599); BEST Arabidopsis thaliana protein match is: Ras-related small GTP-binding family protein (TAIR:AT4G19640.1); Has 25937 Blast hits to 25894 proteins in 712 species: Archae - 24; Bacteria - 131; Metazoa - 13614; Fungi - 3531; Plants - 2862; Viruses - 20; Other Eukaryotes - 5755 (source: NCBI BLink).), translating into MGCASSLPDRNSGTLSGLSNSENAVPADAKNLRVKLVLLGDSGVGKSCIVLRFVRGQFDATSKVTVGASFLSQTIALQDSTTVKFEIWDTAGQERYSALAPLYYRGAGVAVIVYDITSPESFKKAQYWVKELQKHGSPDIVMALVGNKADLHEKREVPTEDGMELAEKNGMFFIETSAKTADNINQLFECTHV; encoded by the exons ATGGGAtgtgcttcttctcttccag ATAGGAACTCTGGAACTTTAAGTGGTCTTAGCAATTCAGAGAATGCTGTTCCAGCTGATGCCAAAAATCTACGTgtgaag TTAGTTCTATTAGGAGACTCTGGTGTTGGTAAAAGTTGTATTGTCCTTCGATTTGTACGTGGTCAGTTTGACGCTACATCTAAG GTAACTGTTGGAGCCTCGTTCTTGTCCCAAACTATAGCATTGCAAGACTCTACCACAGTGAAGTTTGAAATATGGGATACAGCAGGACAGGAGAG GTATTCTGCTCTTGCACCACTATACTACCGTGGAGCTGGAGTTGCTGTTATTGTGTATGATATAACAAGCCCTGAATCGTTCAAGAAAGCACAGTATTGGGTTAAG GAACTGCAAAAGCATGGAAGCCCAGATATTGTTATGGCTCTGGTTGGTAACAAAGCTGATCTacatgaaaaaagagaagtacCTACTGAG GATGGAATGGAGCTTGCAGAGAAGAACGGCATGTTCTTCATTGAGACGTCAGCCAAGACAGCCGATAACATAAATCAACTGTTTGAG TGTACACATGTCTGA
- the PUB14 gene encoding plant U-box 14 (plant U-box 14 (PUB14); FUNCTIONS IN: ubiquitin-protein ligase activity; INVOLVED IN: protein ubiquitination; LOCATED IN: ubiquitin ligase complex; EXPRESSED IN: 23 plant structures; EXPRESSED DURING: 15 growth stages; CONTAINS InterPro DOMAIN/s: U box domain (InterPro:IPR003613), Armadillo-like helical (InterPro:IPR011989), Armadillo (InterPro:IPR000225), Armadillo-type fold (InterPro:IPR016024); BEST Arabidopsis thaliana protein match is: plant U-box 13 (TAIR:AT3G46510.1); Has 7501 Blast hits to 4963 proteins in 297 species: Archae - 2; Bacteria - 29; Metazoa - 1804; Fungi - 795; Plants - 4036; Viruses - 3; Other Eukaryotes - 832 (source: NCBI BLink).) produces MGLTNCCSHEELMSRLVDSVKEISGFSSSRGFIGKIQGDLVRRITLLSPFFEELIDVNVELKKDQITGFEAMRIALDSSLELFRSVNGGSKLFQLFDRDSLVEKFRDMTVEIEAALSQIPYEKIEVSEEVREQVQLLHFQFKRAKERWEESDLQLSHDLAMAENVMDPDPIILKRLSQELQLTTIDELKKESHAIHEYFLSYDGDPDDCFERMSSLLKNLVDFVTMESSDPDPSTGSRIVSRHRSPVIPEYFRCPISLELMKDPVIVSTGQTYERSSIQKWLDAGHKTCPKSQETLLHAGLTPNYVLKSLIALWCESNGIELPQNQGSCRTTKIGGSSSSDCDRTFVLSLLEKLANGTTEQQRAAAGELRLLAKRNVDNRVCIAEAGAIPLLVELLSSPDPRTQEHSVTALLNLSINEGNKGAIVDAGAITDIVEVLKNGSMEARENAAATLFSLSVIDENKVAIGAAGAIQALISLLEEGTRRGKKDAATAIFNLCIYQGNKSRAVKGGIVDPLTRLLKDAGGGMVDEALAILAILSTNQEGKTAIAEAESIPVLVEIIRTGSPRNRENAAAILWYLCIGNIERLNVAREVGADVALKELTENGTDRAKRKAASLLELIQQTEGVAVTTVP; encoded by the exons ATGGGATTAACGAATTGTTGTTCCCACGAGGAGCTAATGAGTCGACTCGTTGACTCCGTTAAAGAAATATCAGGGTTTTCATCTTCAAGGGGTTTTATTGGGAAGATCCAAGGCGATCTTGTTCGTAGGATCACGCTTCTCAGCCCTTTCTTCGAGGAATTGATTGACGTCAATGTTGAATTGAAAAAGGATCAGATTACAGGGTTTGAGGCTATGAGAATCGCTCTTGATTCAAGTCTTGAGCTTTTTCGATCGGTTAATGGAGGAAGCAAGCTTTTTCAG CTTTTCGATAGAGATTCTCTTGTGGAGAAGTTCCGTGACATGACAGTGGAGATAGAAGCAGCGTTAAGTCAGATTCCTTATGAGAAGATTGAGGTATCAGAGGAAGTCAGAGAACAG GTTCAGCTTCTGCATTTTCAGTTCAAGAGAGCAAAAGAAAGATGGGAGGAGTCTGATCTACAGCTTAGCCATGATCTAGCTATGGCAGAGAATGTGATGGATCCTGACCCTATAATCCTCAAAAGACTTTCACAAGAGCTCCAACTTACTACCATTGATGAGCTGAAGAAAGAATCGCATGCGATACATGagtattttctttcatatgaTGGAGATCCTGATGACTGTTTCGAGAGGATGTCTTCACTTCTTAAAAACCTGGTAGACTTTGTAACAATGGAAAGTTCAGACCCTGATCCATCCACTGGCAGCAGAATCGTTTCGAGACATCGTTCTCCTGTTATACCAGAGTATTTTCGGTGTCCGATATCACTTGAACTGATGAAGGATCCTGTTATCGTCTCCACTGGACAG ACATATGAAAGATCATCAATTCAGAAGTGGCTTGATGCTGGTCATAAAACATGTCCGAAATCTCAGGAGACACTTTTACATGCTGGATTAACCCCTAATTATGTGTTAAAGAGTCTCATTGCTTTGTGGTGTGAAAGCAACGGCATTGAGCTACCGCAAAATCAAGGGAGCTGTAGAACCACAAAAATAGGAGGAAGCAGCTCTTCAGATTGTGATCGAACATTTGTCCTTTCCTTGTTAGAGAAATTGGCCAACGGTACTACAGAACAGCAAAGAGCTGCAGCTGGAGAATTAAGGTTACTAGCCAAGAGGAACGTGGATAACAGAGTTTGTATCGCTGAGGCTGGAGCCATACCACTCCTTGTAGAGCTTCTATCCTCACCAGATCCTCGGACTCAGGAACATTCTGTGACAGCTCTTCTGAATCTTTCCATAAATGAAGGGAACAAAGGAGCCATTGTTGATGCAGGAGCCATAACGGATATAGTAGAAGTCCTAAAGAACGGAAGCATGGAAGCTAGAGAGAACGCTGCTGCAACCCTTTTCAGTTTATCTGTTATAGATGAAAACAAAGTGGCAATAGGTGCTGCTGGAGCTATCCAAGCACTTATAAGCTTGCTTGAGGAAGGAACCCGAAGAGGCAAAAAAGATGCTGCTACAGCGATTTTCAACTTATGCATATACCAGGGGAACAAATCAAGGGCGGTTAAAGGCGGTATTGTTGACCCTCTGACCAGATTACTGAAAGATGCAGGTGGCGGAATGGTGGATGAGGCTCTGGCCATTTTAGCAATTCTTTCAACTAACCAAGAAGGGAAAACAGCGATAGCTGAAGCAGAATCTATCCCGGTTTTGGTTGAGATTATAAGGACAGGGTCACCAAGGAACCGGGAAAATGCTGCAGCAATACTTTGGTATCTATGTATTGGGAATATAGAAAGGCTAAATGTAGCAAGAGAGGTTGGTGCAGATGTGGCCTTGAAGGAACTTACTGAGAATGGCACTGATAGAGCAAAGAGGAAAGCTG
- the BME3 gene encoding Plant-specific GATA-type zinc finger transcription factor family protein (BLUE MICROPYLAR END 3 (BME3); CONTAINS InterPro DOMAIN/s: Zinc finger, NHR/GATA-type (InterPro:IPR013088), Transcription factor, GATA, plant (InterPro:IPR016679), Zinc finger, GATA-type (InterPro:IPR000679); BEST Arabidopsis thaliana protein match is: GATA transcription factor 11 (TAIR:AT1G08010.2); Has 1480 Blast hits to 1450 proteins in 168 species: Archae - 0; Bacteria - 0; Metazoa - 58; Fungi - 544; Plants - 806; Viruses - 0; Other Eukaryotes - 72 (source: NCBI BLink).), producing MIGTSFPEDLDCGNFFDNMDDLMDFPGGDIDVGFGIGDSDSFPTIWTTHHDTWPAASDPLFSSNTNSDSSPELYVPFEDIVKVERPPSFVEETLVEKKEDSFSTNTDSSSSHSQFRSSSPVSVLESSSSSSQTTNTTSLVLPGKHGRPRTKRPRPPVQDKDRVKDNVCGGDSRLIIRIPKQFLSDHNKMINKKKKKKAKITSSSSSSGIDLEVNGNNVDSYSSEQYPLRKCMHCEVTKTPQWRLGPMGPKTLCNACGVRYKSGRLFPEYRPAASPTFTPALHSNSHKKVAEMRNKRCSDGSYITEENDLQGLIPNNAYIGVD from the exons ATGATTGGAACAAGCTTCCCCGAGGATCTTGATTGTGGCAACTTCTTTGACAACATGGATGATCTCATGGACTTTCCCGGTGGAGATATCGATGTCGGTTTCGGCATAGGTGACTCCGACTCTTTCCCTACCATCTGGACCACTCATCACGACACGTGGCCTGCCGCTTCTgatcctctcttctcttccaacACCAACTCTGATTCATCACCTGAGCTCTATGTTCCG TTTGAGGACATTGTTAAGGTGGAAAGACCTCCAAGCTTTGTAGAGGAAACATTGGttgagaagaaggaagattcGTTTTCGACAAACACtgattcatcatcttctcataGCCAATTCAGGAGCTCAAGTCCAGTGTCGGTTCTCGAGAGCAGCTCCTCCTCGTCTCAAACCACCAACACAACCTCCCTTGTTCTCCCTGGAAAGCACGGTCGTCCACGCACAAAACGCCCTCGTCCACCTGTCCAGGATAAAGATAGAGTCAAAGACAATGTGTGCGGTGGTGACTCGCGCCTCATCATTAGAATACCGAAACAGTTTCTCTCTGATCACAACAAGATgatcaacaagaagaagaagaagaaggccaAGAttacttcttcctcttcttcgtcCGGGATTGATCTTGAAGTCAATGGAAACAACGTCGATTCGTATTCTTCAGAGCAATATCCGCTTAGGAAATGTATGCACTGTGAGGTCACCAAGACTCCACAGTGGAGGCTTGGTCCAATGGGTCCAAAGACACTTTGCAATGCGTGCGGTGTACGTTACAAATCAGGGAGGCTTTTCCCGGAGTACCGTCCAGCTGCTAGTCCAACATTTACTCCAGCTCTTCACTCAAACTCACACAAGAAAGTGGCTGAAATGAGAAACAAGAGATGCAGTGATGGTAGCTACATAACCGAAGAGAATGATCTGCAAGGGCTGATTCCGAACAATGCCTACATTGGCGTAGACTAA
- the ARA6 gene encoding Ras-related small GTP-binding family protein (ARA6; FUNCTIONS IN: GTP binding, GTPase activity; INVOLVED IN: early endosome to late endosome transport, N-terminal protein myristoylation; LOCATED IN: endosome, external side of endosome membrane, early endosome; EXPRESSED IN: 25 plant structures; EXPRESSED DURING: 15 growth stages; CONTAINS InterPro DOMAIN/s: Ras GTPase (InterPro:IPR001806), Small GTP-binding protein (InterPro:IPR005225), Small GTPase (InterPro:IPR020851), Ras (InterPro:IPR013753), Ras small GTPase, Rab type (InterPro:IPR003579), Rab5-related (InterPro:IPR015599); BEST Arabidopsis thaliana protein match is: Ras-related small GTP-binding family protein (TAIR:AT4G19640.1); Has 26142 Blast hits to 26098 proteins in 715 species: Archae - 24; Bacteria - 131; Metazoa - 13692; Fungi - 3685; Plants - 2883; Viruses - 20; Other Eukaryotes - 5707 (source: NCBI BLink).), whose amino-acid sequence MGCASSLPDRNSGTLSGLSNSENAVPADAKNLRVKLVLLGDSGVGKSCIVLRFVRGQFDATSKVTVGASFLSQTIALQDSTTVKFEIWDTAGQERYSALAPLYYRGAGVAVIVYDITSPESFKKAQYWVKELQKHGSPDIVMALVGNKADLHEKREVPTEDGMELAEKNGMFFIETSAKTADNINQLFEEIGKRLPRPAPSS is encoded by the exons ATGGGAtgtgcttcttctcttccag ATAGGAACTCTGGAACTTTAAGTGGTCTTAGCAATTCAGAGAATGCTGTTCCAGCTGATGCCAAAAATCTACGTgtgaag TTAGTTCTATTAGGAGACTCTGGTGTTGGTAAAAGTTGTATTGTCCTTCGATTTGTACGTGGTCAGTTTGACGCTACATCTAAG GTAACTGTTGGAGCCTCGTTCTTGTCCCAAACTATAGCATTGCAAGACTCTACCACAGTGAAGTTTGAAATATGGGATACAGCAGGACAGGAGAG GTATTCTGCTCTTGCACCACTATACTACCGTGGAGCTGGAGTTGCTGTTATTGTGTATGATATAACAAGCCCTGAATCGTTCAAGAAAGCACAGTATTGGGTTAAG GAACTGCAAAAGCATGGAAGCCCAGATATTGTTATGGCTCTGGTTGGTAACAAAGCTGATCTacatgaaaaaagagaagtacCTACTGAG GATGGAATGGAGCTTGCAGAGAAGAACGGCATGTTCTTCATTGAGACGTCAGCCAAGACAGCCGATAACATAAATCAACTGTTTGAG GAAATTGGCAAGAGGCTACCTCGTCCTGCTCCTTCGTCATGA
- a CDS encoding Transmembrane amino acid transporter family protein (Transmembrane amino acid transporter family protein; CONTAINS InterPro DOMAIN/s: Amino acid transporter, transmembrane (InterPro:IPR013057); BEST Arabidopsis thaliana protein match is: Transmembrane amino acid transporter family protein (TAIR:AT2G39130.1); Has 4642 Blast hits to 4638 proteins in 371 species: Archae - 12; Bacteria - 272; Metazoa - 1629; Fungi - 958; Plants - 1130; Viruses - 3; Other Eukaryotes - 638 (source: NCBI BLink).) → MNHSTSDQSLYIESDDGDDERKHLSDDEDDDGTLSDTSDAYNQNQHHLSKASPYSTAWPKSYRQSIDMFGSVPSPNLGFLANSSMSRRGSSFMSSTLTRRHTPESLPCVTKPLLEDEEAPKHKLSTHSLLPSKPSSSMVVSHDMGISNDSSFGQAVLNGVNVLCGVGILSTPYAVKEGGWLGLIILFAFGILCFYTGLLLRYCLDSHPDVQTYPDIGHAAFGSTGRILVSVILYMELYAMSVEYIILEGDNLSSMFPNASLSIGGFHLDAPRLFALLTTLAVLPTVWLRDLSVLSYISAGGVIASVLVVLCLFWVGLVDDVGIHSKGTPLNLATLPVSVGLYGYCYSGHGVFPNIYTSMAKPSQFSAVLLASFGICTLMYAGVAVMGYSMFGESTESQFTLNLPQDLVASKIALWTTVVNPFTKYPLSRNIQRLFIYLFAMSLEELIPSNYGKSRFYAIAIRSALAISTLLVGLAIPFFGLVMSLIGSFLTMLIFLDTDADTTASLFLEHLKEKSNPYSGDNLYLNYDSRSSMFSHWHIFSPCKDH, encoded by the exons ATGAATCACTCCACTTCTGACCAGAGCCTCTACATCGAGAGTGATGATGGAGATGACGAGAGAAAACACTTGTCCGACGATGAAGACGACGATGGAACTCTTTCTGATACTTCTGACGCTTACAATCAAAACCAACATCATCTGTCTAAAGCTAGCCCATACTCAACGGCATGGCCTAAGAGTTATAG GCAATCGATTGATATGTTTGGAAGTGTACCATCACCAAATTTGGGTTTTCTTGCTAATTCTTCTATGTCGAGAAGAGGAAGCTCATTCATGTCTTCGACACTGACAAGAAGACATACTCCAGAATCATTACCTTGTGTTACAAAGCCTCTcctagaagatgaagaagcaccaaaacataaacttaGCACTCATTCTTTGCTTCCGTCGAAACCATCGTCATCCATGGTGGTGTCTCATGATATGGGAATCTCCAATGATAGCTCCTTTGGACAGGCTGTTCTTAATG GAGTGAATGTTTTATGTGGGGTTGGAATATTGTCAACACCATATGCTGTGAAGGAAGGAGGATGGTTGGGACTTATCATTCTCTTTGCATTTggtattctttgtttttacaCCGGTTTGCTTCTGCGGTACTGCCTCGACAGCCACCCCGATGTCCAGACCTATCCTGATATTGGCCATGCCGCTTTTGGTTCCACCGGCCGCATCCTGGTCTCC GTAATACTCTATATGGAGTTATAT GCTATGAGTGTTGAATACATAATATTGGAAGGTGATAATCTTTCATCAATGTTTCCAAATGCTAGTCTAAGTATTGGAGGGTTTCACTTAGATGCGCCTCGTCTATTTGCTCTGCTTACCACCCTCGCTGTTCTCCCAACCGTTTGGCTTCGAGATCTCAGCGTACTAAGTTACATTTCAG CTGGAGGGGTGATTGCATCAGTGTTGGTGGTTTTGTGCTTGTTTTGGGTTGGTTTGGTTGATGATGTTGGTATTCACAGCAAAGGAACTCCACTAAACCTCGCAACATTACCGGTTTCTGTAGGACTCTATGGTTATTGTTACTCAGGACATGGTGTTTTCCCTAATATTTACACTTCAATGGCCAAACCATCTCAATTTTCTGCTGTTCTCTTGGCATC tTTTGGAATTTGTACTCTTATGTATGCGGGTGTTGCTGTTATGGGATATAGCATGTTTGGAGAATCAACAGAATCACAGTTTACTCTTAACTTGCCTCAAGATTTGGTTGCATCTAAGATTGCTTTGTGGACTAca GTTGTTAATCCATTTACCAAATATCCTTTATCAAGAAATATTCAGAGACTTTTCATTTATCTCT TTGCAATGAGTCTTGAGGAGTTAATACCATCAAACTATGGGAAGTCACGTTTCTACGCAATCGCCATTAGAAGTGCATTAGCCATCTCTACTCTGCTCGTTGGTCTTGCGATTCCCTTCTTCG GCCTTGTCATGTCACTGATTGGATCATTCTTGACAATGCTCATT TTTCTGGACACAGACGCTGATACTACCGCCAGCTTGTTTCTTGAGCATCTTAAGGAAAAAAGTAACCCCTACTCAG GTGACAATCTGTATCTTAATTATGACAGTAGGAGCAGTATGTTCAGTCATTGGCACATATTCAGCCCTTGCAAAGATCATTGA
- the ARA6 gene encoding Ras-related small GTP-binding family protein, whose translation MLVLLGDSGVGKSCIVLRFVRGQFDATSKVTVGASFLSQTIALQDSTTVKFEIWDTAGQERYSALAPLYYRGAGVAVIVYDITSPESFKKAQYWVKELQKHGSPDIVMALVGNKADLHEKREVPTEDGMELAEKNGMFFIETSAKTADNINQLFEEIGKRLPRPAPSS comes from the exons ATG TTAGTTCTATTAGGAGACTCTGGTGTTGGTAAAAGTTGTATTGTCCTTCGATTTGTACGTGGTCAGTTTGACGCTACATCTAAG GTAACTGTTGGAGCCTCGTTCTTGTCCCAAACTATAGCATTGCAAGACTCTACCACAGTGAAGTTTGAAATATGGGATACAGCAGGACAGGAGAG GTATTCTGCTCTTGCACCACTATACTACCGTGGAGCTGGAGTTGCTGTTATTGTGTATGATATAACAAGCCCTGAATCGTTCAAGAAAGCACAGTATTGGGTTAAG GAACTGCAAAAGCATGGAAGCCCAGATATTGTTATGGCTCTGGTTGGTAACAAAGCTGATCTacatgaaaaaagagaagtacCTACTGAG GATGGAATGGAGCTTGCAGAGAAGAACGGCATGTTCTTCATTGAGACGTCAGCCAAGACAGCCGATAACATAAATCAACTGTTTGAG GAAATTGGCAAGAGGCTACCTCGTCCTGCTCCTTCGTCATGA
- the ZR3 gene encoding Zim17-type zinc finger protein (Zim17-type zinc finger protein; CONTAINS InterPro DOMAIN/s: Zinc finger, Zim17-type (InterPro:IPR007853); Has 403 Blast hits to 403 proteins in 183 species: Archae - 0; Bacteria - 0; Metazoa - 114; Fungi - 127; Plants - 101; Viruses - 0; Other Eukaryotes - 61 (source: NCBI BLink).), producing the protein MIKKASFIVLRFQNFTENRSVEFLLSLRLSMAARLLALRRALSLFSNQQHRFPLSQVSTEQLSLSNSLFSRSHVYGRLFQRQLSVIREANEASVTNVCNSSNSATESAKVPSPATPSEEMMVKYKSQLKINPRHDFMMVFTCKVCDTRSMKMASRESYENGVVVVRCGGCDNLHLIADRRGWFGEPGSVEDFLASQGEEFKKGSMDSLNLTPEDLAGGKISTE; encoded by the exons ATGATTAAAAAGGCTTCTTTTATTGTGCTCCGATTCCAAAATTTCACGGAAAATAGAAGCGTCGAGTTCCTCCTCTCCCTCAGGTTGTCAATGGCCGCTAGGTTACTTGCTTTGAGACGCGCTTTGTCTCTTTTCAGCAACCAACAACATCGTTTTCCTTTGTCTCAAG tcTCAACAGAGCAGTTGTCGCTATCAAACTCACTCTTCAGCAGAAGTCATGTTTATGGAAGATTATTTCAGAGACAGTTATCTGTAATCCGTGAGGCAAATGAAGCTTCTGTAACCAATGTCTGCAACTCGTCAAACTCTGCTACTGAATCGGCCAAAGTTCCCTCCCCTGCGACGCCCTCTGAGGAAATGATGGTGAAGTACAAGTCCCAGTTAAAAATAAACCCGAGGCATGACTTCATGATGGTCTTCACTTGCAAGGTCTGTGATACAAGATCTATGAAGATGGCGAGCCGAGAATCATATGAAAACGGCGTTGTGGTGGTACGATGTGGAGGGTGTGATAATCTACATTTGATTGCAGACCGTCGTGGTTGGTTTGGAGAACCAGGAAGCGTGGAGGACTTCCTTGCTTCTCAAGGGGAAGAATTCAAGAAAGGATCCATGGATTCTCTTAACCTAACTCCTGAAGATTTAGCTGGAGGAAAGATTTCTACTGAATAA
- the PIP2;5 gene encoding plasma membrane intrinsic protein 2;5 (plasma membrane intrinsic protein 2;5 (PIP2;5); FUNCTIONS IN: water channel activity; INVOLVED IN: transport, transmembrane transport; LOCATED IN: integral to membrane, membrane; EXPRESSED IN: 17 plant structures; EXPRESSED DURING: 10 growth stages; CONTAINS InterPro DOMAIN/s: Major intrinsic protein, conserved site (InterPro:IPR022357), Aquaporin (InterPro:IPR012269), Major intrinsic protein (InterPro:IPR000425); BEST Arabidopsis thaliana protein match is: plasma membrane intrinsic protein 2 (TAIR:AT2G37170.1); Has 10866 Blast hits to 10851 proteins in 2236 species: Archae - 80; Bacteria - 5189; Metazoa - 1483; Fungi - 451; Plants - 2536; Viruses - 2; Other Eukaryotes - 1125 (source: NCBI BLink).): MTKEVVGDKRSFSGKDYQDPPPEPLFDATELGKWSFYRALIAEFIATLLFLYVTIMTVIGYKSQTDPALNPDQCTGVGVLGIAWAFGGMIFILVYCTAGISGGHINPAVTFGLLLARKVTLVRAVMYMVAQCLGAICGVALVKAFQSAYFTRYGGGANGLSDGYSIGTGVAAEIIGTFVLVYTVFSATDPKRSARDSHVPVLAPLPIGFAVFIVHLATIPITGTGINPARSLGAAIIYNKDKAWDHHWIFWVGPFAGAAIAAFYHQFVLRAGAIKALGSFRSQPHV, encoded by the exons ATGACGAAGGAAGTGGTTGGTGATAAGAGATCTTTCTCCGGGAAAGACTATCAAGACCCACCACCTGAACCTCTATTCGACGCTACTGAGCTTGGGAAGTGGTCTTTCTACAGAGCTCTCATCGCTGAGTTCATAGCCACTCTCCTTTTCCTCTATGTCACTATTATGACTGTCATCGGTTACAAGAGCCAGACCGATCCAGCCCTGAATCCTGACCAGTGTACAGGCGTTGGCGTCCTTGGTATCGCATGGGCCTTTGGTGGCATGATCTTCATCCTCGTCTACTGCACCGCCGGCATCTCTG GTGGGCATATTAATCCGGCAGTGACTTTTGGGCTGTTGTTGGCTCGGAAAGTGACGTTGGTGAGAGCAGTGATGTACATGGTGGCTCAGTGCCTCGGTGCCATTTGTGGTGTGGCTTTGGTCAAGGCCTTCCAGTCTGCTTACTTCACCCGCTACGGTGGTGGCGCAAATGGTCTCTCTGACGGTTACAGCATCGGCACCGGTGTTGCAGCCGAGATCATTGGTACATTCGTCTTAGTCTACACCGTCTTCTCTGCCACTGATCCCAAGAGGAGTGCGCGTGACTCTCACGTTCCT GTATTGGCTCCATTGCCAATTGGATTTGCAGTGTTCATCGTTCACTTAGCTACAATCCCAATCACGGGCACTGGTATCAACCCTGCAAGAAGTCTCGGAGCTGCAATCATCTACAACAAGGACAAAGCTTGGGACCATCAT TGGATATTCTGGGTGGGTCCGTTTGCTGGTGCAGCCATCGCAGCTTTCTACCATCAGTTTGTGTTGAGGGCTGGTGCGATTAAGGCGCTCGGGTCTTTCAGGAGCCAGCCTCACGTTTAA